CTCGCCGTTCATTATCATCTTCCTGAGCTTTGTTCCGCTTATCCTTATGTGGAATTCCTCACCGTGAGGGCATATCTTCTCGTTAACCATCCCTCCGCACTTCTTACAGTAGAAGGCTTCCCTTATGAACATCGGTGTTATTCCCAGGTCTGGGAACTCATCGAAGAGATCCCAGGCCTCATAGGGTCCATAATAATTGCCAACTCCGGCATGATCCCTTCCAACTATAAAGTGCGTGGCCCCGAAGTTCTTCCTCATTATTGCATGGTGTATGGCCTCCCTTGGCCCGGCATAGCGCATCTCATAACGAACGGTTGCCAAAACGGCGACGTCCTTTGGGTAATAGTGCTCAAAAAGTACTTCATATGCCTTTATTATTACCTCATCCTTGTAATCTCCCTTCTTTTTCCTTCCAAGTACTGGGTTTATGAAAAGGCCATCCACGAACGTTAGAGCCGCCTTTTGAACGTATTCATGTCCTAAATGTGGAACGTTCCTCGTTTGAAAAGCAACTATGGTCTTCCATCCCCTCTCCTTGAACAGTACCCTCGTCTCTATAGGTCTCAGCGTGTACTTCTCGAATGGATTTGGAAGCTCGTTTAACAACTCTATCTCTCCTCCAACTAGATACTCGCCCATTGAATAAACCTTGGCAACCCCGGGATGATTTGGATCATCGGTTTTGAAGACCTTTATTGCAAATTCCTTCTTATCGTACTTGTATATATCTTCAACGTGCATTCTAGCTATTGGAGTGTTCTCATAATAGAGGAGAATTGCATCCCCCTCCTCAAATTCAGGATTCTCAACGTCTAGCACAATCGGAATTGTCCAGGGAGTATCGTCACTTAGCCTCATATGGTCAAGAACGCTCTCAAAGTCCTCCCTTGTTAGGAAGCCCTTGAGCGGTGAATAGACACCATGAGCTATGTTCTCAATGTCTATCGCTCTCCCGTGGTCTATCTGAACTCTTGGGTACTCATGTTGCTCACTTAATATCCTCTCCCTGGTTCTTGGTGCTGCTATCCTCCTTATGAGCTTGCCTCCGTGTGGCTTTGAAACCATGTGCATCACCTAAAAAAGAAAAGATCAATCTAGGTATCCAAGAGCCCTTAGCCTCTCCTTAACTTTCTCCTCCTCCTCTTCTGTGAATACCTCTTCTTCCTCTTCTTCCTCCAAGCTCGCAAGTACCTCTCTCAAAACGTAAGTAACATATTCTGATACTGAGGTAAAGCCGGTCCCTTCTATCCTCTCTTTTATCTTATCGTAGAGTGGCTTTGGAATTGATATTGTCACGTAGTTCTTTTCCTCTTCCATATTTCTCACCTCCTTTAACTAACTAGACCGAGCTGTTATAAGGGTTTCTCCTCACGTGAGAATTATTATCACGCCAATAATGAGGATCACGAGGTTTATAATTCTCCTTAGCTTCTTCCTTTCAATGGCATTGTTGAGGTGCGTGCCCAGGTAAACTCCTGGAACGGTTCCAATTATTAGAGCAAAAGCAAGATTGTAGTTAATCAACCTTAAGGCCAGATAGTTAAGGAAACTCAGGGAGGAAATCGCTAATCCGTAAAATATTGCTACGCCGACTACCTCCCTCGGATCGAGCTTCATAACATTCATCAGAACGAAGCTTACTATCACCCCAGCCCCGACTGAGGTAAACTGAATTGTTAAACCCACGATAAAGCCAAGCAGGTATAAATACATGGGCCTATTCTTAACTGGCAGGTTAATCTCCAGATTTAATAGGCTCAAAGCTGATGTAATGATTAGTATTATCCCGAGGAAGATCGTGAGATATTCGTTTACAATATCCCTGGGGATTCTCCTTAAAACAAAAGAGCCAATCAATATTGCTGGAATTCCACCACTCAGAAGCTTTAAAACTATGTCAAGCCTTAAGTTGCCCTTCTTATAATGAAATATTCCTCCTACGATCCTTGTAACCGTTGAATAGAGTAGATCAGTTCCTACAGCAATCGTTGGTTCTACTCCCAGCAGAATAAGTGAAGGCGTCATCAATGCTCCTCCGCCAACTCCTGTGAGGCCAACCAGAAACCCCACTAATAACCCAAGAAATATAAAAAGGATCATAGCGTCCACCGTTAGGGCAGGTATCCCAATTCCTTGGCCTTCTTTATCACTAGCTCGGCCTCTTCCTCGGGCGTCATCTTCGAACTGTCCACCTTTACATCTGGATTTTCAGGCTCTTCATAAACTCCGTCAAACCCCGTTAGCCCTTTTATTTCTCCCCTAAGGGCCTTTGCATAAAGTCCCTTTGGGTCCCTCTTTATCCTGACCTCCAGTGGAGCATAGACGTACACCTCTATGAACCTTCCAATCTCTTTCCTGGCGTACTCCCTTATCCTCTTGTATGGTGAGATCAAGGATACTATAGCTATCACACCATTCCTCGTCAGTAATTTTGCCATGTAGATGACAATTCTGTTATGCATCTCCCTTGCTTCCTTTGAAAAGCCAAGGTTCGGGTAAAGAGTTTTCCTAATTGTGTCCCCGTCCAATATCTCGACGCGGTAGCCCATTTCCCTTAGCTTCTTGGCGAGCTTTACTGCGAGAGTGGTTTTTCCAGCTCCACTTGGCCCCGTTAGCCATATGGTGAATCCAACGTCTAGGTGTTTCATCTCTCATCCCCTAGAGGATACTCTTTCCGTGCATCTCATTTAATGGCTCCTTAATCCCGAACAGGGTTAAGATGGTTGGTGCAAAGTCATAAATGCTCAGGCTTATAGCCTTACTCTCCTCAAATCCAGGTAAATACATGGAGAACACTCCATACTCTGAGTGGTTGGCATCATCTGGCCCGGTATCGTTCTCCGGGAGGTAGTTCGTTGGATGGCCAATGGTTCCAGCTGCGCGCCAGTTGAGGTTGTCAATGTACACCATCAGATCGGGCTTGCTACCCCTTGCAACTGGATATATCTCTTCTGGATAGAACACTTTAGTTTCCCATCTCTCTCCGTTGGGCCCTCTTATGCTTTTTATAGCTTCAGCAACCTCATCTCTAACTTTGTCGAACTTTGAGAGTGGTATCTTCCCTTGCCTCTCTCTTCCCTTGACGTTCAGGAACACCCTGGAGTAATACCCTCCCCAGGCCCAGGCGATCGTCTCACTCCAATCAACGTCAACGTGTTCGAGCCTCTTTATCTTACCATCGTGAAGAACCTTTGGATCCTTGACCTTAAGCAAACCTTCTTCAGCCAACCATTGATTAATTGCAAAGTTTCCGTGCATTGCTTTAATGCCATGGTCAGAGACTATGAATATAGCAGTTTCCTCTAGGTCTATGAGCTTTAGTGTTCTTCCTATCTCTTTGTCAAGGAGCTTGTAGTACTCTGGAATGACCTTCTCGTACTTGTTTCCTTTCCCTGGATAAAGATGGTGATTCTCGTCAAAGTAGCGCCAGAATGCATGGTGAACCCTGTCGAGGCCTATCTCAACGAAGTGGAAGTAGTCCCACTTCTTCTCCTGGAGGAGGTATCTTATCACTTCAAACCTCTTCTTCGTCATCTCCCATATTCCTTCCTTTACCTCATCTTTAGCCTCTTTCCTGAAGGGAACGTCGAAGATGTACTCCCCAACTAGACGCTCAATTTCTCCTTTGAGCTCCTTTGGATATGTGTAGTCTACGAAGGCATCTGGAGTTATGAAACAGCTCACCAGATAGCCCTTTATGGGCTTTGGGGGATAAGTGGGAGGAACTCCAACTATTATTGAGTTCCTCCCTTTTTGACCAAGATAGTCCCAGATTGTAGGCTCTTTGACCTTCTTACTGTGGGCTATCCAGTATTCAGTGTAGCTGTATCCGCTTCTGTGCCTGAAACCATAGAGGCCAAGCTCTCCAGGGGTTTTTCCAGTTACCATAACCATCCACATTGGAATTGTTATCGCTGGAATACCTGTTTTCATTGGTCCGTAAACTGACTTCTCGAGAAGCTTTTTAATGTGGGGTAAATCGTCTATGAACTTGTTGAAAAGAAGTTCGGGGGGAGCGGAGTCTAGGCCTATAACGAAGACTTTTTTTGGATTTTTAGTTTTTTCATTGGCCATTTAAATCACCCTAGTTTTATTCTCACCAACAGGGCTGAAATGCTTTTTCTTTATAATTTTTTGCTACACTGTTTTAACTCATGGAATTTAAATGCTAAATTAGAACCAAGGTCGATGAACTGATGCTTATTAGAAGAATTATTAACAACTTAACACAAAAAAACTAAAATGTCAAGACTTATTATATAGTAGGATTCTTTTAATGTATTCTAGGGAACGTGAATTGAGTGCAAGTTCGGCTAGTTTCTTGTAACTTTCTATGTTAAAGGGGGAAATTGCTATTGACTGGACTACGTACTTGAGTCCTTTTTCTATATTACCACCTAAAATAAGAAGTAATCCCATTTGGCTTAAGTGAATACTTAATATTTTTTGATTATTGACAATATCTTTATGTTTATTCACAAACATTTCTCGTCCGGGAATGTACTTATTAAGGTTAAATGATATCTGATGCCCGTGAACGTAATATTTTGCAACTATTTCATTAACATAATCAAAATAATAATAGCGAGCTATTCTAACCCACATGTCCCAATCTTGAGAACTAGGTAAGTTTGGATCAAAAAGGCCTGCTTTCTTGAAGCACTCTCTTCTAATGAGAACTGTTGGACTTCCTATGAAATTTTCTTTTAGGAGTTCGCCATATACATTTCCCCTAAACCTTGGAAGCCTTTTTCCAATTATCTTCTCGTTTTGTTGGGAAACATAATAGAAGCCTCCATATACAATCCCAAATTTCTTCTCAAGTTCATTGAATTTCTTAACTTGAACTTCTAGCTTCCGCGGAAGCCATTCGTCATCATCGTCAAGTAAGGCTATGAACTTACCTCGAGCTTTTTTGATGCCAATATTCCTGGCTGTAGGAGCCCCAGAATTCTTCTCAAGTCGAATATATCTAATGCGGCTATCCTTAATGCTTTCAATTATTTTAGGTGTATTATCAGAGGAAGCATCGTCAACAACTATTATCTCAAAGTCCTCAAATGTCTGATTTAATACACTAATTATGGCTCTCTTTAGTAGCTTCGCTCTGTTGTGGGTTGGTATTATAACGGATACTGTAGGTCTACTCATCTTGAACCTCCTGAAGAATGTTTTTTATTAATAAGATAACTCCTTCCCTTAGATCATCTCGAAGTAAACTGAGTTCGATGTTCGCTTTGATAAAGCCAATGCGTGTTCCGATATCATATCTTCTCCCCGAAATTACTCTTGCAAGCATCTCATATTCGTTTAACATTGCTCTTAATGCATCCGTGAGCTGAATCTCCCCTCCTTTTCCTGGGGGAGTTTCTTTAAGGAAATCAAAGATTTCAGGAATTAGTACGTATCTTCCTATTATTGCCATGTTGCTTGGTGCTTCGTCTGGGGATGGTTTCTCTACCATATCTGTTATCGTGTAAAGCTGTTCATCGATTTTTCGTCCATTTATTATCCCGTATCTGCTGACTAGCTCCCATGGTACTTTCTCAACACCGATTACAGACGTATTCTTTCGCTCTGCAACTTCCATTAGTTGTTTGATTGCTGGTTTTTTGCTGATTATGATGTCGTCTCCTAGTAGGACTGCGAAGGGTTCTCCGTTTACGTGTTTTTCCGCGTGTAGTATTGCATCTCCCAATCCGAGGGGTTTTTTCTGCCTCACGTAGTAAATGTCCACCATCTCTCCAATCTCTTCCACCTGCTTCAGTTCCTCGAACTTGCCCCTCTCTCTAAGGTAGTATTCTAACTCAAAACTCCTGTCAAAATAATCCTCAATCGCTCTCTTTCCCTTTCCAGTGATAATCAAGATGTCCTCGATTCCGGCTTTAATGGCCTCCTCAACAACATAGTGAATGGCCGGCCTGTCAACTATTGGTAGCATTTCCTTTGGCATCGACTTGGTTATCGGAAGCATTCTTGTTCCCAAGCCAGCGGCTGGAATCACCGCCTTCCTAACTTTCACCAGCACACCCCCTCATAAATTCTTGCAGTCCTCTCAGCGGCCTTAACCCTCCTACCGTCGATCACTATCTTCCCAGAGTAATCCAACCCCTCAAAGTCAGGCCATTCCGTGACTATGAGGATGATTTCAGTCGATTTCAACACGTCCTCTGGGGAGGTTGCGTATTCTATAGCTCCGCCAACGTCTGGGTAGAAACGCTTGAAGTTTTCCATCGCCTTAGGATCGTAAGCTATTACGGAGGCGCCCTCCTCTAAGAGTTTTTTGATAATTATGTAAGCCCTAGTTTCGCGGACGTCATCTGTGTTTGGCTTGAATGCTAATCCTAGAACTCCAATTTTTCTGCCTTTTAATTCTGGAACGTGTTTTTTCAGGAGTTCGATCATTTTTAATGGTTGTCTCTCATTGACTTCTATGACGGCTTTTAGTATTAGTGGATTCTCTCCGATTTCTTCGGCTTTTTTGATTAGTGCTTTTACGTCTTTTGGAAAGCATGAGCCTCCGAAGCCTATTCCGCTTTTGAAGAAGTAGGGGCTTATCCTGTGGTCTAAGCCCACGCCTTCAAAGACTTTCCATGAGTCGATGCCGAGCTTTTTGCAGATGTTTCCTATTTCGTTGGCGAAGCTTATTTTTGTCGCGAGGAAGGCGTTTGAGGCGTATTTTATCATCTCTGCGGTTTTTATATCAACAATGAGTTTTGGGGCGTTTATTGGTTCGTAGAGTTCTTCTAGGATTTTCTTAGTTTTCTCATCCTGAACGCCGAGTACTATTCTGTCTGGGTTTAGGAAGTCATTCAATGCTACTCCTTCCCTTAGAAATTCGGGATTCATTGCTAGGCCAAAATCCTTGAAGGCTTTCTTTCCTGAATATTTTTCTAGTATTGGCTTTACGACTTCTTCGGTAGTTCCTGGGAGGACTGTGCTCTTGACTACAACTACGTGGTAGTCTTCTTTCTCTCTTAATGCCTCTCCAATGGATTTTGCTGCCTGCTTTACATAGGTTAAGTCTATTG
The window above is part of the Pyrococcus sp. NA2 genome. Proteins encoded here:
- a CDS encoding sulfite exporter TauE/SafE family protein — protein: MILFIFLGLLVGFLVGLTGVGGGALMTPSLILLGVEPTIAVGTDLLYSTVTRIVGGIFHYKKGNLRLDIVLKLLSGGIPAILIGSFVLRRIPRDIVNEYLTIFLGIILIITSALSLLNLEINLPVKNRPMYLYLLGFIVGLTIQFTSVGAGVIVSFVLMNVMKLDPREVVGVAIFYGLAISSLSFLNYLALRLINYNLAFALIIGTVPGVYLGTHLNNAIERKKLRRIINLVILIIGVIIILT
- a CDS encoding alkaline phosphatase family protein; this encodes MANEKTKNPKKVFVIGLDSAPPELLFNKFIDDLPHIKKLLEKSVYGPMKTGIPAITIPMWMVMVTGKTPGELGLYGFRHRSGYSYTEYWIAHSKKVKEPTIWDYLGQKGRNSIIVGVPPTYPPKPIKGYLVSCFITPDAFVDYTYPKELKGEIERLVGEYIFDVPFRKEAKDEVKEGIWEMTKKRFEVIRYLLQEKKWDYFHFVEIGLDRVHHAFWRYFDENHHLYPGKGNKYEKVIPEYYKLLDKEIGRTLKLIDLEETAIFIVSDHGIKAMHGNFAINQWLAEEGLLKVKDPKVLHDGKIKRLEHVDVDWSETIAWAWGGYYSRVFLNVKGRERQGKIPLSKFDKVRDEVAEAIKSIRGPNGERWETKVFYPEEIYPVARGSKPDLMVYIDNLNWRAAGTIGHPTNYLPENDTGPDDANHSEYGVFSMYLPGFEESKAISLSIYDFAPTILTLFGIKEPLNEMHGKSIL
- the cysC gene encoding adenylyl-sulfate kinase — encoded protein: MKHLDVGFTIWLTGPSGAGKTTLAVKLAKKLREMGYRVEILDGDTIRKTLYPNLGFSKEAREMHNRIVIYMAKLLTRNGVIAIVSLISPYKRIREYARKEIGRFIEVYVYAPLEVRIKRDPKGLYAKALRGEIKGLTGFDGVYEEPENPDVKVDSSKMTPEEEAELVIKKAKELGYLP
- a CDS encoding ribbon-helix-helix domain-containing protein, with translation MEEEKNYVTISIPKPLYDKIKERIEGTGFTSVSEYVTYVLREVLASLEEEEEEEVFTEEEEEKVKERLRALGYLD
- the sat gene encoding sulfate adenylyltransferase; translation: MVSKPHGGKLIRRIAAPRTRERILSEQHEYPRVQIDHGRAIDIENIAHGVYSPLKGFLTREDFESVLDHMRLSDDTPWTIPIVLDVENPEFEEGDAILLYYENTPIARMHVEDIYKYDKKEFAIKVFKTDDPNHPGVAKVYSMGEYLVGGEIELLNELPNPFEKYTLRPIETRVLFKERGWKTIVAFQTRNVPHLGHEYVQKAALTFVDGLFINPVLGRKKKGDYKDEVIIKAYEVLFEHYYPKDVAVLATVRYEMRYAGPREAIHHAIMRKNFGATHFIVGRDHAGVGNYYGPYEAWDLFDEFPDLGITPMFIREAFYCKKCGGMVNEKICPHGEEFHIRISGTKLRKMIMNGEKPPEYMMRPEVYEVIRSFENPFVE
- the galU gene encoding UTP--glucose-1-phosphate uridylyltransferase GalU, with the protein product MKVRKAVIPAAGLGTRMLPITKSMPKEMLPIVDRPAIHYVVEEAIKAGIEDILIITGKGKRAIEDYFDRSFELEYYLRERGKFEELKQVEEIGEMVDIYYVRQKKPLGLGDAILHAEKHVNGEPFAVLLGDDIIISKKPAIKQLMEVAERKNTSVIGVEKVPWELVSRYGIINGRKIDEQLYTITDMVEKPSPDEAPSNMAIIGRYVLIPEIFDFLKETPPGKGGEIQLTDALRAMLNEYEMLARVISGRRYDIGTRIGFIKANIELSLLRDDLREGVILLIKNILQEVQDE
- a CDS encoding UDP-glucose/GDP-mannose dehydrogenase family protein yields the protein MRASIIGSGYVGLVTGIGFVKLGNKVIFVDIDERKIKMINNAQPPIYEEGLEELMQKFKGRYHATNDYRWAILNSDITFITVGTPSKPDGSIDLTYVKQAAKSIGEALREKEDYHVVVVKSTVLPGTTEEVVKPILEKYSGKKAFKDFGLAMNPEFLREGVALNDFLNPDRIVLGVQDEKTKKILEELYEPINAPKLIVDIKTAEMIKYASNAFLATKISFANEIGNICKKLGIDSWKVFEGVGLDHRISPYFFKSGIGFGGSCFPKDVKALIKKAEEIGENPLILKAVIEVNERQPLKMIELLKKHVPELKGRKIGVLGLAFKPNTDDVRETRAYIIIKKLLEEGASVIAYDPKAMENFKRFYPDVGGAIEYATSPEDVLKSTEIILIVTEWPDFEGLDYSGKIVIDGRRVKAAERTARIYEGVCW
- a CDS encoding glycosyltransferase; the encoded protein is MSRPTVSVIIPTHNRAKLLKRAIISVLNQTFEDFEIIVVDDASSDNTPKIIESIKDSRIRYIRLEKNSGAPTARNIGIKKARGKFIALLDDDDEWLPRKLEVQVKKFNELEKKFGIVYGGFYYVSQQNEKIIGKRLPRFRGNVYGELLKENFIGSPTVLIRRECFKKAGLFDPNLPSSQDWDMWVRIARYYYFDYVNEIVAKYYVHGHQISFNLNKYIPGREMFVNKHKDIVNNQKILSIHLSQMGLLLILGGNIEKGLKYVVQSIAISPFNIESYKKLAELALNSRSLEYIKRILLYNKS